A stretch of Sulfurimonas xiamenensis DNA encodes these proteins:
- the gmhB gene encoding D-glycero-beta-D-manno-heptose 1,7-bisphosphate 7-phosphatase encodes MKKALFLDRDGIINVELNYLYKIEDFKFIDGIFELCTHYQSLGYLIIVVTNQSGIVRGYYSEADFEKLTSWMINEFAKEGIKITKVYHCPHHPELSGACSCRKPEPGMILEAKKEFDIDLENSILVGDKERDIEAAIAAGIKKSYLFDETGLHKTSKATKTVSKLKDIYYVDTK; translated from the coding sequence ATGAAAAAAGCACTTTTTTTAGATCGCGATGGTATTATAAATGTTGAACTCAATTATCTTTATAAAATAGAAGATTTCAAATTTATTGATGGCATATTTGAGCTATGTACACATTATCAAAGTTTGGGTTATTTAATTATTGTAGTTACAAATCAATCTGGCATTGTAAGAGGCTATTATAGTGAAGCAGATTTTGAAAAATTGACTTCATGGATGATAAATGAGTTTGCAAAAGAGGGTATAAAAATTACAAAGGTTTATCATTGCCCTCATCATCCAGAACTTTCTGGTGCGTGCAGTTGTAGAAAACCGGAGCCAGGTATGATTTTAGAGGCGAAAAAAGAGTTTGATATAGATTTAGAAAATTCTATTTTAGTTGGTGATAAAGAGCGTGATATTGAGGCGGCCATAGCTGCAGGAATAAAAAAGAGTTATCTTTTTGATGAGACAGGATTACATAAAACATCAAAAGCTACTAAAACAGTTTCAAAATTAAAGGATATTTATTATGTTGATACTAAATAG
- a CDS encoding citrate/2-methylcitrate synthase translates to MAQLFTRDTQAIFWNNNKTAIQRMLDYDYTIKREKPSVAAIVAPTSSSKFDKFFYGGDEIMIPLYKSTAEAKAAHPQADVLLNFASFRTAYDVTMEALEIGGFKTIMITAEGIPERLARKMNATAREKNVTVIGPATVGAIAPGAFKIANIGGTIENIIQSKLHRAGSCGLVTRSGGLFNELSNIIAINADGIAEGVAIGGDRFVGSVFIDNLLRMEANPEVKYMLLLGEVGGTEEYKVIEAVKSGKIKKPIIAWCIGTIAKYYDSGVQFGHAGASANADSETAEAKNRAMKEVGIHVPASFNDLPEIISAVYHELHAAGIIKDIKEPSVNACPKVRKPKQFICTISDDRGEEAHYCGYPISSVATPDTGFTVGDVMSILWFKKRYPRWAVDFLETVLKTVADHGPAVSGAHNAKVTARAGKDVISSLISGLLTIGPRFGGAIDDAAKYFKYAKDSNLTPAEFLNHMKKEGIPIPGIGHRIKSLKNPDLRVEGLKRFAAANFPSTPLLDYALTVEQLTTSKKENLILNVDGTIGILMVDMWRALGYEDEEIDVFINAGALNAFFILGRSIGFIGHILDEKRLAMPMYRHPMDDILYDVHKAEEL, encoded by the coding sequence ATGGCACAATTATTTACAAGAGATACACAGGCAATTTTTTGGAACAACAACAAAACAGCTATTCAAAGAATGCTTGATTATGATTACACAATTAAAAGAGAAAAACCATCAGTAGCAGCAATTGTCGCTCCTACTAGCAGTTCTAAATTTGATAAGTTTTTTTACGGCGGGGATGAAATCATGATCCCACTGTATAAAAGTACTGCAGAAGCAAAAGCTGCGCATCCTCAAGCAGATGTGCTTTTAAACTTTGCTTCTTTTAGAACAGCATATGATGTTACTATGGAAGCTCTTGAAATTGGCGGGTTTAAAACGATAATGATTACGGCAGAAGGTATTCCTGAGAGACTCGCTCGTAAAATGAATGCAACAGCAAGAGAAAAAAATGTAACAGTAATTGGACCGGCGACAGTTGGTGCGATTGCTCCGGGTGCATTTAAAATTGCAAATATCGGCGGAACAATCGAGAATATTATTCAATCTAAGCTTCACCGTGCAGGTTCATGTGGGCTTGTAACTCGTTCAGGCGGTCTTTTTAATGAACTTTCTAACATTATTGCAATTAATGCAGATGGTATTGCAGAGGGTGTAGCGATAGGAGGAGACAGATTTGTAGGCTCAGTTTTCATTGATAATCTTTTAAGAATGGAAGCAAATCCTGAAGTAAAGTATATGCTGCTTTTAGGCGAAGTGGGCGGAACTGAAGAGTATAAAGTGATTGAGGCCGTTAAATCAGGCAAAATCAAAAAGCCTATTATTGCATGGTGTATAGGAACAATTGCTAAATATTATGACAGCGGTGTTCAGTTTGGACATGCAGGTGCATCTGCAAATGCTGATTCTGAAACGGCTGAAGCAAAAAATAGAGCTATGAAAGAGGTTGGGATACATGTTCCTGCATCATTTAATGATCTACCGGAAATTATTAGCGCGGTTTATCATGAACTGCATGCAGCAGGTATTATTAAAGATATCAAAGAGCCTTCTGTAAATGCTTGTCCTAAAGTAAGAAAACCAAAGCAGTTTATCTGTACTATATCTGATGACAGAGGAGAAGAGGCACACTACTGCGGTTATCCAATTAGCTCAGTTGCAACTCCAGACACAGGCTTTACTGTAGGTGATGTTATGAGTATTCTTTGGTTTAAGAAAAGATATCCAAGATGGGCAGTCGATTTCTTAGAAACGGTTCTTAAAACTGTTGCAGATCACGGTCCGGCAGTTTCAGGCGCACATAATGCTAAAGTTACAGCAAGAGCAGGAAAAGATGTTATTAGTTCACTTATTTCAGGACTTTTAACAATCGGACCTCGTTTTGGCGGAGCAATCGATGATGCGGCAAAATATTTTAAATATGCAAAAGACAGCAACCTTACTCCGGCTGAATTTTTAAATCATATGAAAAAAGAGGGAATTCCTATTCCGGGTATAGGACATAGAATCAAATCTCTTAAAAATCCTGATCTTCGTGTAGAAGGGTTAAAAAGATTTGCAGCTGCAAACTTTCCATCAACACCATTGCTTGATTATGCGTTAACTGTTGAACAATTAACAACATCGAAAAAAGAGAATTTAATTCTTAATGTAGATGGAACAATTGGTATTTTAATGGTTGATATGTGGAGAGCACTAGGATATGAAGATGAAGAGATTGATGTGTTTATCAATGCAGGTGCTCTTAATGCATTCTTTATTTTAGGTAGAAGCATCGGATTTATCGGACACATTTTAGATGAAAAAAGACTTGCAATGCCAATGTACAGACATCCAATGGATGACATTCTTTATGATGTTCATAAAGCAGAAGAACTCTAA
- a CDS encoding pilus assembly FimT family protein, translating into MHAKVPNLSIMKKAFSMIELVIAIVVIGILAVSIIPRIYSNRLQEAAEQVISHIRYTQHLAMVDDKFDAKNADWYKERWQIFFAKTDASDKKWAYTVFSDHAGESTGNPGISEIAKNPLDMSKYLTAGYSSILHSDPKVTSELNIGKTYGITDIVFSANCKKYSLRIAFDHLGRPLYDGSHLLDDAYRNGANSQLIQNDISGNPCVITLSSEEGSVKIAVEPETGYAHMIY; encoded by the coding sequence TTGCATGCTAAAGTACCTAATTTATCTATTATGAAAAAAGCATTTAGCATGATAGAACTTGTAATTGCTATTGTTGTTATTGGAATTTTAGCTGTATCTATAATTCCCAGGATATATTCAAACAGATTGCAAGAAGCTGCAGAGCAAGTAATTTCACATATTAGATATACACAACATTTAGCGATGGTGGATGATAAATTTGATGCAAAAAATGCAGATTGGTACAAAGAAAGATGGCAAATCTTTTTTGCAAAAACTGATGCTAGTGATAAAAAATGGGCATACACTGTATTTTCAGATCACGCAGGAGAGAGTACAGGAAATCCAGGTATAAGTGAAATTGCTAAAAATCCTTTAGATATGTCAAAATATTTAACGGCTGGTTATAGTAGTATATTACATAGTGATCCAAAAGTAACTTCAGAGCTAAATATTGGAAAAACATATGGCATAACAGATATTGTTTTTTCTGCTAATTGTAAAAAGTATAGTTTACGTATAGCTTTTGATCATCTTGGTAGACCACTATATGACGGCTCACATTTGTTAGATGATGCTTATAGAAATGGTGCAAATTCGCAATTGATACAAAATGACATATCTGGCAATCCTTGTGTTATAACATTGAGTAGTGAGGAAGGAAGTGTGAAAATAGCTGTTGAACCGGAAACTGGATATGCACATATGATATATTAA
- a CDS encoding type II secretion system protein: MIELIIVIVVIGILAVVMIPRIGSNRVYEAATQLASHIRYTQHLAMVDDKFESTDLNWSKKLWQIRFNNGSYSIVSDGAYAKNPMNRDNLDINISQDYGVTLTFSNCGDNVISFDHVGRPLIDDLSTAGSAYANLMTSDCLIKLSDDSEEAEITIMKESGYISLK; encoded by the coding sequence ATGATAGAACTTATTATTGTTATTGTTGTTATTGGGATTTTAGCTGTGGTTATGATCCCTAGAATTGGTTCAAATAGGGTATATGAAGCAGCTACTCAATTAGCTTCGCATATTAGATATACACAACATTTGGCAATGGTAGATGATAAGTTTGAGTCTACAGATCTTAACTGGTCTAAAAAATTATGGCAAATAAGATTTAATAACGGTTCATACTCAATAGTTAGTGATGGAGCTTATGCGAAGAATCCGATGAATAGAGATAATCTTGATATAAATATTTCGCAAGATTATGGAGTTACTCTTACTTTCAGTAATTGTGGTGATAATGTTATAAGTTTTGATCATGTTGGAAGACCGTTAATAGACGATTTGTCTACAGCTGGTTCAGCTTATGCAAATTTAATGACAAGTGATTGTTTAATTAAATTGAGTGATGATTCAGAAGAAGCAGAAATAACTATTATGAAAGAGAGTGGATATATAAGTTTAAAATAG
- a CDS encoding c-type cytochrome, whose protein sequence is MKKIALSIVALTATTVLMAEVNAGACLGCHGADWSKAALGKSKNVAEMTHAEIATALKGYKDGSYGGPMKGLMKGQVAKYSDADLEAFAQTIGK, encoded by the coding sequence ATGAAAAAAATCGCTTTATCAATTGTTGCTTTAACTGCAACTACTGTTTTAATGGCTGAAGTTAATGCTGGTGCTTGTTTAGGTTGTCACGGTGCTGATTGGAGCAAAGCTGCTCTAGGTAAATCTAAAAATGTTGCTGAAATGACTCACGCTGAAATCGCTACTGCACTTAAAGGCTACAAAGATGGTAGTTACGGTGGACCAATGAAAGGTCTTATGAAAGGTCAAGTTGCTAAATACTCTGATGCTGATTTAGAGGCATTTGCACAAACAATCGGTAAATAA
- a CDS encoding asparaginase domain-containing protein, producing the protein MLILNSGGTFNKQYNPLNGELEVPYNNNAIKKILQSVDAKYDLAGVIYKDSLDMTMDDRKMLASVIMESKDDTFVIVHGTDTMHLSAEFLAEIFDDRKIVFIGAMKPFEVDNIEATLNLGIAIGFAKGIKENGVYICMSGYVEPWEKIRKNKKFGKFEVVE; encoded by the coding sequence ATGTTGATACTAAATAGCGGCGGTACATTTAACAAGCAATATAACCCATTAAACGGAGAGTTGGAAGTTCCATACAACAATAATGCAATCAAAAAAATTTTACAAAGTGTGGATGCTAAATATGATTTGGCAGGCGTTATCTATAAAGATAGTCTAGATATGACAATGGATGACAGGAAAATGCTTGCAAGTGTTATTATGGAGTCAAAAGATGATACTTTTGTGATTGTACATGGGACAGATACAATGCATTTAAGCGCAGAGTTTTTAGCCGAAATATTTGATGATAGAAAAATTGTATTTATTGGAGCTATGAAGCCGTTTGAAGTTGATAATATTGAAGCAACTTTAAATCTTGGTATAGCAATCGGTTTTGCTAAAGGCATAAAAGAAAATGGTGTATATATTTGTATGAGTGGATATGTTGAACCGTGGGAAAAAATTCGAAAAAACAAAAAATTTGGAAAATTTGAAGTTGTCGAATAA
- a CDS encoding anthranilate synthase component II, whose translation MILMIDNYDSFTYNIVQYCRELGADLKIIRNDELSVEEIEALKPEKIIISPGPATPDDAGVTLQVIEHFKDKVPILGICLGHQSIAQAFGAKVVRAKNMMHGKTSTMKRTKECEIFKNIPEEFIATRYHSLIVDKNSLPSEIEPTAYSTDDNEIMALKVKGKEIYGVQFHPESIMSQYGHEIIGNFLKI comes from the coding sequence ATGATTTTAATGATAGATAATTATGACAGCTTTACATATAATATTGTGCAATATTGCAGAGAATTAGGAGCTGATCTTAAGATTATTAGAAATGATGAATTGAGCGTTGAAGAGATAGAAGCTCTAAAACCTGAAAAAATCATTATATCACCAGGTCCTGCAACTCCTGATGATGCGGGTGTTACGCTTCAAGTAATAGAGCATTTTAAAGATAAAGTCCCTATTTTGGGAATTTGTCTCGGTCATCAAAGTATTGCACAGGCTTTTGGAGCAAAAGTTGTTCGTGCCAAAAATATGATGCATGGCAAAACCTCTACCATGAAAAGAACAAAAGAGTGTGAAATATTTAAAAATATTCCAGAAGAGTTTATTGCAACTAGATATCACTCTTTAATAGTAGATAAAAACTCACTTCCGAGTGAGATAGAACCAACAGCGTATAGCACGGATGACAATGAGATAATGGCACTAAAAGTTAAAGGTAAAGAGATATACGGTGTTCAGTTTCATCCTGAATCTATAATGAGCCAATATGGGCATGAAATAATAGGAAATTTTTTAAAAATATGA
- the gmhA gene encoding D-sedoheptulose 7-phosphate isomerase translates to MKNYIKDQIKKSFETKQAIYQNEELLNKIVEVCKLCVELYKGKNKTILAGNGGSAADAQHIAAELVGRYGFDRPSIPSLALTTDTSCLTAIGNDYGYDKIFSRQLEGMGQSGDIFIGISTSGNSKNIINAFEVAKEKGIKTIALVGRDGGEMAKIADIALVIPSDSTPRIQESHILIGHIICDIIEKETFGRGVS, encoded by the coding sequence ATGAAAAATTATATAAAAGATCAGATAAAAAAATCATTTGAGACAAAACAAGCTATTTATCAAAATGAAGAGTTATTAAATAAAATCGTAGAAGTCTGCAAACTGTGTGTAGAGCTCTATAAAGGTAAGAATAAAACGATATTAGCTGGAAACGGCGGAAGTGCAGCGGATGCACAGCATATAGCTGCTGAGCTTGTTGGAAGATATGGATTTGATAGGCCCTCTATACCTTCTCTGGCTTTAACAACTGATACATCTTGCTTAACTGCAATTGGAAATGATTATGGGTATGACAAAATTTTTTCTCGTCAATTAGAGGGTATGGGACAAAGTGGAGATATATTTATTGGTATATCAACTTCCGGAAATTCTAAAAATATAATCAATGCATTTGAAGTAGCAAAAGAAAAAGGCATAAAAACTATAGCTTTGGTCGGCAGAGATGGCGGGGAAATGGCTAAAATAGCTGATATAGCTTTAGTTATACCATCTGATTCTACTCCAAGAATACAGGAATCTCATATACTTATAGGACATATAATTTGTGATATTATTGAAAAAGAGACTTTTGGCAGAGGTGTTAGTTGA
- a CDS encoding heavy metal translocating P-type ATPase yields MIQDGDLYFCCNGCQGVYHLLNDKGLGSFYEKNNNAILTSPLQNYADSSNFDSPSFYDKFVKVNSEGFCEISLIIEGIHCSACVWLNEKALNKMDGVIEANINFTNNKAKVIWADDVVKLSKIIDMIRAIGYNAHAYDATTQEVHVNRERKAYYLKMAVAIFASMNIMWIAVAQYAGYFSGITQDIKTILNVAEGILATPVLFYSGWVFFRGAYYGLKTKVVNMDLLVATGALLTYIYSIYITVMQRGEAYFDSVSMIITFVLIGKFLEVLSKKNAADTLDLIIKNIPAEVKVIKNNTVVTCKLDDVKVNDIVIVSSGEKVLFDGEIIKGDGSFDESSLTGESNPVYKSVGMNVVSGTTSIDADIYFRATKDFKHSTLSNIVTLLEAAINKKPKIQQIANKLSEYFSSIILLLSLLTFLGWWHYCGNFETSFMVAVSVIIIACPCALALATPVATLVGLSISASRGILFKEAAGLETMAKIDTLVLDKTGTITVGKPEVIKEYIYKDFDKQLLYSMVHSSKHPISQGIAKYIKEQNKDIAEIVFDDYTQIPAKGIKAKYKNMEFLGGNLKLLEEYKIYIESSTQETSFYFVIDNEVVAMYELKDRIKDGIKELIANMRQSKIEVVLLSGDHKNITKNIAKEVGIYNFMYEQTPQDKAEYINALHNENKKVVMVGDGVNDILALASADIAIAMGSGSDIAVEVGDVVLLDDSLKSLNDTFKISKTTYGLIKQNLFISLVYNSITIPLAMAGYVIPLFAAISMSLSSLLVVGNSMRIRYKWNKD; encoded by the coding sequence ATGATACAAGATGGTGACCTTTATTTTTGTTGTAACGGCTGCCAGGGAGTATACCATCTTTTAAACGATAAGGGTCTCGGCAGTTTTTATGAAAAAAACAACAATGCAATTCTCACCTCTCCGCTCCAAAATTATGCAGATTCTTCAAATTTTGATTCACCCTCTTTTTATGATAAATTTGTAAAAGTTAATAGTGAAGGGTTTTGTGAGATCTCTTTGATAATAGAAGGAATTCACTGCTCAGCTTGTGTTTGGTTAAATGAAAAAGCACTCAATAAAATGGATGGCGTGATAGAGGCCAATATCAACTTTACAAATAATAAAGCGAAAGTTATTTGGGCAGATGATGTTGTAAAGCTTTCAAAAATTATCGATATGATTAGAGCAATTGGCTATAATGCCCATGCTTATGATGCAACAACACAAGAGGTGCATGTTAACAGAGAGAGAAAAGCATACTATTTAAAAATGGCAGTTGCAATATTTGCATCAATGAATATTATGTGGATAGCAGTTGCACAATATGCCGGATATTTTAGCGGAATTACTCAGGATATAAAGACTATTCTTAATGTCGCTGAAGGAATATTAGCAACACCTGTGCTTTTTTATAGCGGCTGGGTCTTTTTTAGAGGTGCTTATTATGGCTTAAAAACAAAAGTAGTAAATATGGATTTGTTGGTTGCAACAGGGGCATTGCTTACTTATATTTACTCAATATATATAACTGTTATGCAGCGTGGTGAAGCCTATTTTGATTCTGTGAGCATGATTATTACTTTTGTTTTAATCGGTAAATTTTTAGAAGTTTTAAGTAAAAAAAATGCTGCTGACACACTTGACCTTATTATAAAAAATATTCCTGCGGAAGTCAAAGTTATTAAAAATAATACTGTCGTTACATGTAAACTTGATGATGTTAAAGTTAATGATATTGTTATTGTTTCTTCCGGTGAAAAAGTTTTGTTTGATGGTGAGATTATAAAAGGAGACGGTTCTTTTGATGAATCTAGCTTAACAGGTGAGAGCAATCCGGTATATAAAAGTGTCGGCATGAATGTTGTAAGCGGCACAACAAGCATTGATGCAGATATCTATTTTAGAGCAACAAAAGATTTTAAACACTCAACACTTTCAAATATAGTAACGCTTTTAGAGGCTGCTATAAATAAAAAACCAAAGATACAACAGATTGCAAATAAATTATCTGAATATTTTTCATCAATAATTTTATTACTCTCTTTATTGACTTTTTTAGGATGGTGGCACTATTGCGGAAATTTTGAAACATCTTTTATGGTTGCGGTATCTGTAATCATCATAGCGTGTCCTTGTGCGCTTGCTCTTGCTACTCCGGTCGCTACTTTAGTTGGACTCAGTATAAGCGCTTCAAGAGGAATACTTTTTAAAGAGGCAGCCGGACTTGAGACTATGGCAAAAATAGATACTCTTGTTTTGGATAAAACAGGAACAATTACTGTTGGAAAACCAGAAGTTATAAAAGAGTATATATATAAAGATTTTGATAAACAACTATTATATTCAATGGTTCACTCTTCAAAACATCCTATTTCACAAGGAATTGCAAAATATATTAAAGAGCAGAACAAAGATATAGCAGAGATAGTTTTTGATGATTATACGCAGATTCCTGCAAAAGGGATAAAAGCAAAATATAAAAATATGGAGTTTTTAGGCGGTAATTTAAAACTGCTTGAGGAATACAAAATTTATATAGAATCTTCAACACAGGAGACAAGTTTTTATTTTGTAATAGACAATGAAGTTGTTGCTATGTACGAGTTAAAAGATAGAATCAAAGATGGAATCAAAGAGCTGATAGCAAATATGAGGCAAAGCAAAATTGAAGTTGTTCTTTTAAGCGGAGATCATAAAAATATAACAAAAAATATTGCAAAAGAGGTTGGCATATATAATTTTATGTATGAACAGACTCCTCAAGATAAAGCAGAGTATATAAACGCTCTTCATAACGAAAATAAAAAAGTTGTTATGGTAGGAGACGGCGTGAATGATATTTTAGCATTGGCATCGGCTGATATTGCTATAGCTATGGGAAGCGGAAGCGATATAGCAGTTGAAGTAGGAGATGTGGTTTTGCTTGATGATTCTCTAAAATCACTGAATGACACTTTTAAAATTAGTAAAACAACATATGGCTTGATTAAACAAAATCTTTTTATATCTTTAGTTTATAATAGCATAACGATTCCTCTTGCGATGGCTGGATATGTTATACCTCTTTTTGCAGCAATATCTATGTCATTAAGCTCTTTGCTTGTTGTGGGCAATTCTATGCGAATTCGTTATAAATGGAATAAGGATTAA
- a CDS encoding ATP citrate lyase citrate-binding domain-containing protein has product MAQKAIREFDAKSILAKHWDKYFPGFTYAYETVLVQNGSELKKAAKEKTWLKEKALVAKPDMLFGKRGKNGLVLFKDAKPGDVSLAKASSWIDEKSSEKQSVYFSFDGDTPTGEAKVDMLTHFVVEPFTPHSQEEEYYISATCVGDDDVLYMSAEGGMEVEENWDKVIEVSFPITATEEEIADKIRKNIPKDVAKNDKEAFAEFAIGFFKAYRELNFAYLEINPFVLQGKKVELLDMVAKLDDTAGFMMREQWGDVDYPTSFGMEEKSPEVLAIEDADSKSGASLKLTILKPEARIWTMVAGGGASVVYADTIADFAGIEDLANYGEYSGGPTTGETKFYAETILDLMTREKDPKGRDKVLIIGGAIANFTDVAKTFTGIIQAFENYAEKMKEVGIKIYVRRGGPNYEKGLKDIKEAADKLGLYIEVYGPETHVTDIVRMALAK; this is encoded by the coding sequence ATGGCTCAAAAAGCAATTAGGGAATTTGACGCTAAGTCAATTTTAGCTAAGCATTGGGATAAGTATTTTCCAGGTTTTACTTATGCATATGAAACAGTTTTGGTTCAAAATGGATCAGAGCTAAAGAAAGCTGCAAAAGAAAAAACATGGTTAAAAGAAAAAGCATTAGTTGCTAAACCAGATATGCTATTTGGTAAAAGAGGAAAGAATGGTTTGGTTCTGTTTAAAGATGCTAAGCCGGGCGATGTATCTTTAGCAAAAGCATCATCTTGGATTGATGAAAAATCTTCTGAAAAACAATCAGTTTATTTTTCATTTGACGGCGACACTCCAACAGGCGAAGCAAAAGTTGATATGCTTACTCACTTTGTCGTTGAGCCGTTTACTCCACACTCTCAAGAAGAGGAGTACTATATCTCTGCTACATGTGTCGGGGATGATGATGTTCTTTACATGTCTGCTGAGGGCGGTATGGAAGTTGAAGAGAATTGGGATAAAGTTATAGAAGTATCATTTCCAATTACTGCAACTGAAGAAGAGATCGCTGATAAGATTAGAAAAAACATTCCTAAAGATGTTGCAAAAAATGATAAAGAAGCGTTTGCAGAGTTCGCGATAGGCTTCTTTAAAGCTTACAGAGAGTTAAATTTTGCATACCTAGAGATCAACCCGTTTGTTTTACAAGGCAAAAAAGTTGAGCTTTTAGATATGGTTGCAAAACTTGATGATACTGCCGGATTTATGATGAGAGAGCAATGGGGTGATGTTGATTATCCAACTTCATTTGGTATGGAAGAAAAATCTCCTGAAGTTTTAGCTATCGAAGATGCAGACAGCAAATCAGGTGCTTCGCTAAAACTTACGATTCTTAAGCCAGAGGCTAGAATCTGGACAATGGTTGCAGGTGGTGGTGCATCAGTTGTTTACGCTGATACAATTGCTGATTTCGCAGGTATTGAAGATCTTGCAAACTATGGTGAATATTCGGGCGGACCAACTACAGGTGAGACAAAGTTTTATGCTGAGACAATTTTAGATCTTATGACAAGAGAAAAAGATCCAAAAGGCAGAGATAAAGTTCTTATTATCGGTGGTGCGATTGCAAACTTTACAGATGTTGCAAAAACATTTACAGGTATTATACAGGCATTTGAAAATTATGCTGAAAAAATGAAAGAAGTGGGCATAAAAATTTATGTAAGACGCGGTGGACCAAATTATGAAAAAGGTCTTAAAGATATTAAAGAAGCTGCTGACAAATTAGGTCTTTACATAGAAGTTTATGGACCAGAAACACATGTGACAGATATTGTTCGTATGGCACTGGCTAAGTAA
- the ccoS gene encoding cbb3-type cytochrome oxidase assembly protein CcoS, whose translation MDSWVVAMMLGVSVFLGAIALFAFLWAVKNGQFDDEEKFLNAAKFDGEDELNDAVKREQKKKDLQKKYKPE comes from the coding sequence ATGGATAGTTGGGTAGTAGCTATGATGCTTGGAGTCTCTGTATTTTTAGGAGCAATTGCCTTGTTTGCATTTTTATGGGCTGTAAAAAATGGTCAGTTTGATGATGAAGAGAAGTTTTTAAATGCAGCCAAATTTGATGGTGAAGATGAATTAAATGACGCTGTAAAACGAGAACAAAAGAAAAAAGATTTACAAAAAAAGTATAAACCTGAATAG